A window of the Bacillus andreraoultii genome harbors these coding sequences:
- the ahpF gene encoding alkyl hydroperoxide reductase subunit F, which translates to MILDADIKAQLNQYLQLMENDILIKVSAGSDKVSGDMLALVDELATMSPKIKVEHASLQRTPSFSVNRIGEDTGVVFAGIPLGHEFTSFVLALLQVSGRPPKVDQAVIDQVKSLTGEYHFETFVSLTCHNCPDVVQALNVMSVLNPNITHTMIDGAAFKEEAESRNILAVPTVFLNGEEFGSGRMSLEEILAKLGKTSDPSEFSNKEPFDVLVVGGGPAGASAAIYAARKGIRTGIVAERFGGQIMDTKGIENFISVKYTEGPQLAASLEEHVKEYPVDIMNLQRAKRLEKKDNLVEVELENGGVLKSKTVILSTGARWRNVGVPGEEEFKTKGVAYCPHCDGPLFAGKDVAVIGGGNSGIEAAIDLAGVVKHVTVIEFAPELKADSVLQDRLYSLPNVTVIKNAQTKEITGTDKVNGLTYIDRETGEEHHIELAGVFVQIGLVPNTEWLEGTLERTRMGEIIVDEHGATSIPGVFAAGDCTNSAYKQIIISMGSGATAALGAFDYLIRN; encoded by the coding sequence ATGATACTAGATGCAGATATTAAGGCACAATTAAATCAATATCTTCAGTTAATGGAGAATGATATTTTAATTAAAGTAAGTGCAGGTTCTGATAAAGTATCAGGTGATATGCTAGCTCTTGTTGATGAGCTAGCTACTATGTCACCTAAAATTAAAGTGGAACATGCAAGCTTACAAAGAACACCTAGCTTTAGTGTAAATCGTATCGGGGAAGATACTGGCGTTGTCTTTGCTGGTATTCCATTAGGACACGAATTTACATCATTTGTTTTAGCCTTATTACAAGTAAGTGGAAGGCCTCCAAAAGTAGATCAAGCAGTCATTGATCAAGTGAAAAGTTTAACAGGTGAATACCATTTTGAAACTTTCGTTAGTCTCACTTGCCATAATTGTCCAGACGTTGTTCAAGCCCTAAATGTAATGAGTGTACTCAATCCAAATATTACTCACACAATGATTGATGGTGCCGCATTTAAAGAAGAAGCTGAAAGCAGAAATATTTTGGCGGTCCCAACTGTCTTCTTAAATGGTGAGGAATTTGGCAGTGGCCGTATGTCACTAGAAGAAATTCTTGCAAAATTGGGGAAAACTAGTGATCCGTCCGAGTTTTCAAATAAAGAACCGTTTGACGTTCTTGTTGTCGGTGGTGGCCCAGCTGGTGCAAGCGCAGCAATCTATGCAGCACGTAAAGGGATTCGTACAGGAATAGTTGCTGAACGTTTCGGTGGACAAATTATGGATACAAAAGGGATTGAAAACTTCATTAGTGTGAAGTATACAGAAGGTCCACAACTTGCAGCCAGCCTTGAAGAACATGTAAAAGAATACCCTGTTGATATTATGAATTTACAACGAGCAAAACGATTAGAAAAGAAAGATAACCTCGTTGAAGTTGAATTAGAAAATGGTGGCGTATTAAAGAGCAAAACTGTTATTCTATCAACTGGTGCTCGTTGGCGTAATGTCGGTGTTCCAGGTGAAGAAGAGTTTAAAACAAAAGGTGTAGCGTATTGTCCACATTGTGATGGACCGTTATTTGCAGGTAAAGATGTAGCTGTTATTGGTGGCGGTAACTCAGGTATTGAAGCGGCTATTGACCTTGCTGGAGTTGTAAAACATGTGACCGTTATTGAATTTGCTCCAGAATTGAAAGCAGATTCCGTACTACAAGATCGTTTATATAGTCTTCCAAATGTGACCGTTATAAAAAATGCTCAAACGAAAGAAATTACTGGTACAGATAAAGTAAACGGACTAACTTATATTGACCGTGAAACTGGTGAAGAGCATCATATCGAATTGGCTGGTGTGTTTGTTCAAATCGGTCTTGTTCCTAATACTGAATGGTTAGAAGGAACCCTTGAACGGACAAGAATGGGTGAAATTATTGTTGATGAACACGGTGCAACAAGTATTCCAGGTGTTTTTGCAGCTGGTGACTGTACAAACAGTGCTTACAAACAAATTATCATCTCCATGGGGTCCGGAGCTACTGCTGCACTAGGTGCGTTTGACTACTTAATTCGAAATTAA
- the ahpC gene encoding alkyl hydroperoxide reductase subunit C has protein sequence MSLVGKEVLPFNAQAYKNGEFINVSEQDLKGHWSVVCFYPADFTFVCPTELEDLQEQYPKLQELGVEVFSVSTDTHFTHKAWHDHSDAISKITYAMIGDPSHVISRNFEVLDEEQGLAQRGTFIIDPDGVIQAVEINADGIGRDASQLIDKIKAAQYVRTHPGEVCPAKWKETGETLKPSLDLVGKI, from the coding sequence ATGTCACTAGTAGGAAAAGAAGTTCTACCATTTAATGCACAAGCTTACAAAAACGGAGAATTCATTAATGTTTCTGAACAAGATTTGAAAGGTCATTGGAGTGTTGTTTGCTTCTATCCAGCAGACTTTACATTTGTTTGTCCAACAGAACTTGAAGATTTACAAGAACAATATCCAAAATTACAAGAACTTGGTGTAGAAGTATTCTCAGTTTCTACTGATACTCACTTTACGCATAAAGCATGGCATGATCATTCAGATGCGATTAGCAAAATTACATACGCAATGATTGGAGACCCTTCTCACGTAATTTCTCGCAACTTTGAAGTTCTTGATGAAGAACAAGGCCTTGCTCAACGCGGAACTTTCATTATCGATCCAGATGGGGTAATTCAAGCCGTAGAAATTAATGCAGACGGAATTGGCCGCGATGCTAGCCAACTAATTGATAAAATTAAAGCAGCACAATATGTTCGTACACATCCAGGTGAAGTTTGTCCAGCTAAATGGAAAGAAACTGGGGAAACATTAAAACCTAGCCTTGATCTTGTAGGTAAAATTTAA
- a CDS encoding coenzyme F420-0:L-glutamate ligase, which yields MERVVGTVVRGLRCPIIKQGDNIEEIVVHSVLDAAEKEGFQVQDKDIVTVTESVVARAQGNYATTNDIAHDIRKKFGEETIGVIFPILSRNRFAVVLRGIAKGAKKIILMLSYPSDEVGNHLVDIDVLDEKGVNPWTDVLTEEQFRTYFGHNPHPFTGIDYIDYYKNIIEETGAKCEVIFSNNPKTILDYTKNILTCDIHTRLRTKKILKANGAENVFSLDDILNESINGSGFNEDFGLLGSNKSTEDTIKLFPRNCQPVVNKIQELLNEKTGKQVEVMIYGDGAFKDPVGKIWELADPVVSPAYTTGLEGTPNEVKLKYLADNNFAHLEGEELKRAISDYISHKDEDLVGAMESQGTTPRRLTDLIGSLSDLTSGSGDKGTPIIYIQGYFDNYTK from the coding sequence TTGGAAAGAGTAGTTGGAACTGTTGTTAGAGGACTGCGGTGCCCAATCATTAAACAAGGTGACAATATAGAAGAAATTGTTGTTCATAGTGTATTAGATGCTGCTGAAAAAGAAGGGTTTCAAGTTCAAGACAAAGACATCGTTACCGTTACAGAGTCCGTTGTTGCCCGCGCCCAAGGAAATTATGCTACTACGAATGATATTGCACATGATATTCGTAAAAAGTTTGGAGAAGAAACAATTGGTGTCATCTTCCCGATTTTAAGTCGAAACCGTTTTGCCGTCGTTTTAAGGGGCATTGCAAAAGGTGCGAAGAAAATTATTCTTATGCTTAGTTATCCATCAGATGAAGTGGGGAACCATCTAGTTGACATTGATGTACTCGATGAAAAGGGAGTGAATCCTTGGACAGATGTGCTAACGGAAGAACAATTTAGAACTTATTTTGGCCATAACCCACATCCATTCACTGGTATTGACTACATTGATTATTATAAGAATATAATAGAAGAAACTGGTGCAAAATGTGAAGTCATTTTCTCTAACAATCCAAAAACAATTTTAGACTATACAAAAAATATACTTACATGTGATATACATACACGTTTACGAACAAAGAAAATATTAAAAGCAAATGGTGCCGAAAACGTTTTTAGCCTTGATGATATTTTAAATGAGTCAATAAATGGTAGTGGATTTAATGAAGATTTTGGCTTACTTGGTTCGAACAAATCAACTGAAGATACGATTAAATTGTTTCCACGGAATTGCCAACCAGTCGTAAACAAGATTCAGGAGCTTTTAAACGAGAAGACTGGTAAACAAGTTGAGGTAATGATTTATGGAGACGGAGCATTTAAAGATCCGGTTGGGAAAATTTGGGAATTGGCAGACCCAGTCGTTTCTCCTGCTTATACAACTGGCCTCGAGGGAACACCGAATGAAGTTAAATTAAAATACCTTGCTGATAATAACTTTGCACATTTAGAGGGAGAAGAATTGAAAAGAGCCATTTCTGATTATATCTCTCATAAAGATGAAGATTTAGTCGGTGCCATGGAATCGCAAGGCACAACACCTAGAAGACTAACAGACCTAATTGGTTCTCTATCAGATTTAACTTCAGGTAGTGGTGATAAAGGAACACCAATCATTTATATTCAAGGGTACTTCGATAATTACACAAAATAA
- a CDS encoding catalase: protein MSDEKKRMTTAFGAPVPNDDDSKTAGPRGPLLMEDYWFIEKLAHFDREVIPERRMHAKGSGAYGTFTVTNDITKYTKAKLFSEVGKKTDMFIRFSTVAGERGAADAERDIRGTAMKFYTEEGNWDLVGNNTPVFFMRDPKRFPDLNHVVKRDPRTNMHNAQSNWDFWSSLPEALHQVTIVMSDRGIPASYRNMHMFGSHAYSMFNANNERVWVKFHFKTQQGIKNLTDQEAEALIGKDRESHQRDLYEAIERGDYPRWTMYIQVMTEEEARQLPYNPFDLTKVWYKKDFPLIEVGVVELNRNPENYFAEVEQAAFAPTNIVPGIGFSPDKMLQGRLFSYGDAQRYRLGVNHWQIPVNYPKNAKNFNPYHRDGAMRIMNTVQGNGISYSPNSYGEWQDSKEHQEPELDIFGTADYHNFREDDDLYYEQPGKLFRLMTADEQQRLFCNTARNMEGTTKEVQLRHITNCYKADPAYGEGVARALGIPLSEVEAAVAGK from the coding sequence ATGAGTGATGAAAAGAAAAGAATGACTACAGCGTTCGGTGCTCCAGTGCCAAATGATGATGATTCAAAAACAGCTGGCCCACGTGGTCCTTTATTAATGGAAGACTACTGGTTTATTGAAAAACTTGCTCATTTCGATCGAGAAGTAATTCCTGAACGCCGTATGCATGCAAAAGGCTCCGGTGCTTATGGGACATTTACTGTAACGAACGATATTACAAAGTATACAAAGGCAAAACTTTTTTCTGAAGTTGGGAAAAAGACGGATATGTTTATTCGCTTTTCTACAGTAGCGGGTGAACGTGGAGCTGCTGATGCTGAGCGCGACATCCGTGGTACGGCAATGAAGTTTTATACAGAAGAGGGGAACTGGGACCTTGTAGGAAATAACACACCTGTATTCTTTATGAGAGATCCTAAGAGATTCCCAGATTTAAACCATGTTGTAAAACGCGACCCTCGTACGAATATGCATAATGCTCAATCAAACTGGGATTTCTGGTCATCACTCCCAGAAGCACTTCACCAAGTAACAATCGTTATGAGTGACCGTGGTATCCCTGCGAGTTATCGTAATATGCATATGTTTGGAAGCCACGCATACAGTATGTTTAATGCAAACAATGAGCGTGTATGGGTTAAATTCCATTTCAAAACACAACAAGGTATTAAAAACTTAACAGATCAAGAGGCAGAAGCATTAATTGGTAAAGACCGCGAGAGCCATCAAAGAGATTTATATGAAGCGATTGAACGTGGGGATTATCCGCGTTGGACAATGTATATTCAAGTGATGACTGAAGAGGAAGCAAGACAATTACCATATAATCCATTTGATTTGACAAAAGTTTGGTATAAAAAGGACTTCCCTCTAATTGAAGTTGGTGTTGTGGAATTAAATCGCAATCCAGAGAACTACTTTGCGGAAGTAGAACAAGCTGCTTTTGCTCCAACAAATATTGTGCCTGGAATTGGTTTCTCACCTGATAAAATGTTGCAAGGCCGTCTATTCTCTTACGGTGATGCCCAACGCTACCGTTTAGGTGTTAACCATTGGCAAATTCCAGTTAACTATCCGAAAAATGCGAAGAACTTTAACCCTTACCATCGTGATGGAGCGATGAGAATAATGAATACTGTTCAAGGTAATGGGATTTCGTATAGTCCAAATAGCTATGGTGAATGGCAAGATAGTAAAGAACATCAAGAACCTGAATTAGATATTTTCGGTACTGCAGATTATCACAACTTCCGTGAAGATGACGATCTTTACTATGAACAACCAGGTAAATTGTTCCGACTAATGACTGCTGACGAACAACAAAGACTGTTTTGTAATACAGCAAGAAATATGGAAGGAACAACAAAAGAAGTTCAATTACGTCATATTACAAACTGCTATAAAGCTGACCCAGCGTATGGTGAAGGTGTAGCTAGAGCACTAGGTATTCCATTAAGCGAAGTTGAGGCCGCCGTAGCAGGAAAATAA
- a CDS encoding ornithine cyclodeaminase family protein — MLLLSESDIKDLYTMELAISDLEIAQSEYLNGRVANPHRTVIDFPSENASALYMPSAMENAGVTGVKVVTIFPNNPLQGKKTTQGVLLLSDAKTGDHLACMNASYLTRLRTGAISGIATKYMARENAEHVAVIGCGAMAVEQLEAVLTVRKIKKIYLYNRTKNKAFLFAKNIKNRHPLFPGEIFVVDHPDEAVGDADIIICATRSETPVFSGDSLKAGTHINGVGSYLPHMQEVDETTILKSNKIVVDTLSGVKEEAGEFITLANKGIWSFDLIHGELAQLVENKISGREDDDEITFFKSVGTAYFDLAVAYAVYKQAIQKGVGVEFNL; from the coding sequence ATGTTACTATTATCAGAAAGCGATATAAAAGATTTATATACGATGGAACTAGCGATATCCGATTTGGAAATTGCACAATCCGAGTATTTGAACGGACGCGTTGCGAATCCTCATCGGACTGTGATTGACTTTCCGAGCGAGAATGCATCAGCTCTTTATATGCCGAGCGCTATGGAGAATGCAGGGGTCACTGGTGTAAAAGTAGTGACAATTTTCCCTAACAATCCTTTACAAGGGAAAAAGACAACTCAAGGTGTCCTATTACTAAGCGATGCAAAGACAGGAGACCATCTTGCTTGTATGAATGCTTCTTACTTAACCCGATTACGTACTGGAGCAATTAGCGGGATAGCTACAAAATATATGGCGCGGGAAAATGCTGAGCATGTTGCTGTTATTGGCTGTGGAGCAATGGCTGTGGAACAACTTGAAGCCGTCCTTACTGTAAGAAAGATTAAAAAGATTTACTTATATAATAGAACAAAAAATAAAGCTTTTCTCTTTGCAAAAAATATAAAGAATAGACATCCGTTATTTCCCGGGGAAATATTTGTCGTAGACCATCCTGATGAAGCAGTGGGGGATGCTGATATTATTATATGTGCAACAAGATCTGAAACTCCTGTATTTTCCGGTGATTCTTTAAAGGCTGGTACTCATATTAATGGGGTAGGCTCCTATCTTCCTCATATGCAAGAAGTTGATGAAACTACGATTTTAAAATCAAATAAAATTGTTGTTGATACGTTATCTGGTGTAAAAGAAGAAGCAGGCGAATTCATTACTCTTGCAAATAAAGGAATATGGAGTTTTGACCTCATTCATGGAGAATTAGCTCAACTTGTTGAGAATAAAATTTCTGGTCGTGAAGATGATGATGAAATTACCTTTTTTAAATCTGTCGGTACCGCCTATTTTGACTTAGCAGTTGCATATGCCGTATATAAGCAGGCCATTCAAAAAGGAGTAGGTGTGGAATTTAATCTATAA
- a CDS encoding MFS transporter — MNNQVSKKVLVASLVGSSIEWFDYFLYGTIAGLVFNQLFFPNEDPAIGLILSYATFALSFFIRPLGGIIFSHIGDKIGRKKTLVLTLSLMGIATAGMGLLPTYETIGIWAPILLITLRLIQGIGLGGEWGGALLLAYEYAPAGKRGLFGSIPQMGVTIGLLLGTLVMSLMTLMPNDLFLSWGWRIPFLLSAILVVFGLWVRKGIDETPEFKQVKEKGEVAKVPLFETLRTHWKEVFIAIGGKVVETAPFYIFGTFIVSFATNNLGFQSTKALNAVTIATIITTILIPIMGSLSDKFGRKRLYVIGTVFMILYAFPYFWILELRTNVALTVATIIGLGIIWSPITAVLGTMFSEIFKSNVRYTGVSLGYQIGAAVAGGTAPLIATALLTTFNNSYVPVAIYIMFTAFISLISVMFVREKKQQVTSTSEQIKL, encoded by the coding sequence ATGAATAACCAAGTATCAAAAAAGGTTTTAGTTGCCAGTCTTGTTGGTAGTTCCATTGAGTGGTTCGATTATTTTCTTTATGGTACGATTGCAGGTTTAGTGTTTAACCAACTCTTCTTTCCAAATGAAGATCCCGCCATTGGACTTATCTTATCTTACGCAACATTTGCTTTATCTTTTTTTATACGTCCTTTAGGTGGAATTATTTTTAGTCATATTGGTGATAAGATTGGACGTAAGAAAACATTAGTCCTAACATTAAGTTTAATGGGGATTGCAACTGCAGGTATGGGTTTATTGCCAACTTATGAAACAATCGGGATATGGGCACCTATTTTACTTATTACATTAAGACTCATCCAAGGGATTGGACTTGGTGGTGAGTGGGGTGGCGCTCTACTTCTAGCCTATGAATATGCACCAGCCGGAAAAAGAGGGCTTTTTGGCAGTATTCCTCAAATGGGGGTAACAATTGGGCTATTGCTCGGGACGTTGGTTATGTCCTTAATGACATTAATGCCAAATGATTTATTTTTAAGTTGGGGTTGGAGAATTCCGTTTTTACTTAGTGCTATATTAGTTGTTTTTGGTTTATGGGTACGAAAAGGAATTGACGAAACACCTGAGTTTAAACAAGTAAAAGAAAAAGGGGAAGTTGCAAAGGTACCTTTATTCGAAACACTTCGTACTCATTGGAAGGAAGTTTTCATTGCTATTGGTGGAAAAGTTGTCGAAACAGCTCCATTCTATATCTTTGGTACATTTATTGTTAGTTTCGCAACGAATAATTTAGGGTTTCAAAGTACAAAGGCATTAAATGCTGTAACAATCGCAACAATTATTACAACTATTTTAATACCGATTATGGGGAGCTTGTCGGATAAATTTGGGCGTAAACGTCTTTATGTTATCGGGACTGTATTCATGATTCTTTACGCATTTCCGTATTTCTGGATACTTGAGCTTCGTACAAACGTCGCACTAACTGTCGCAACGATTATTGGTCTAGGAATTATTTGGTCACCAATTACCGCTGTCTTAGGTACAATGTTTTCGGAAATTTTTAAATCCAATGTGCGTTATACAGGTGTCTCCTTAGGCTACCAAATCGGGGCAGCTGTTGCAGGTGGTACGGCACCGTTAATTGCAACCGCTTTACTAACGACTTTTAACAATTCTTACGTTCCAGTAGCCATTTATATTATGTTTACAGCATTCATTTCACTAATTAGCGTTATGTTCGTTCGTGAAAAGAAACAACAAGTGACAAGTACGTCAGAACAAATAAAGCTATAA
- a CDS encoding ACT domain-containing protein produces MDHKEEFYLIRADVLPEAIYKTVEAKKLIETGEVNTINEAVERVNLSRSAFYKYKDKIFPFNAATYQKIITISLILEHRPGILSEVLKFVANKKGNILTINQSIPLQGIANVVYSIDTSNLITSATEFIEDLKLVDGVRKVIIVGQS; encoded by the coding sequence ATGGATCATAAAGAAGAATTTTATTTAATTCGAGCTGATGTATTACCAGAGGCGATTTATAAAACGGTTGAGGCCAAAAAGTTAATTGAAACAGGTGAAGTAAATACAATTAATGAAGCAGTAGAAAGAGTAAATTTAAGTCGAAGTGCCTTTTATAAATATAAAGATAAAATCTTCCCATTTAATGCGGCAACATATCAAAAAATTATTACCATTTCACTTATTCTCGAACATCGTCCGGGAATCTTATCAGAAGTTTTAAAGTTTGTTGCGAATAAGAAGGGGAATATTTTAACAATAAATCAAAGTATTCCCCTTCAAGGTATTGCTAACGTCGTCTATTCAATTGACACAAGTAATCTAATCACCTCAGCGACAGAATTTATTGAGGATTTAAAATTGGTAGATGGTGTGAGGAAAGTAATTATTGTTGGACAAAGTTAA
- a CDS encoding DUF3899 domain-containing protein, translated as MANKLNFIILLINLLIIIFLTHSLSLIKLINSFFYIGFMYLVGFLFLFTVKGRFFDGLVYGFRRFNHVMFKRDDYLEEWKDKPLPSENFNAKIYHVFKWQTIILLTVLLLLTVIFYIFD; from the coding sequence ATGGCAAATAAATTAAACTTCATTATATTACTTATAAATTTATTAATAATCATATTTCTTACACATAGTCTCTCATTAATTAAACTTATCAATTCTTTCTTCTATATTGGATTTATGTATTTAGTTGGGTTTTTATTTCTATTTACAGTTAAGGGGAGATTTTTTGACGGACTCGTTTATGGATTTCGGCGATTTAATCATGTCATGTTCAAACGAGATGATTACTTAGAGGAGTGGAAGGATAAACCATTACCTTCCGAAAATTTTAATGCAAAAATATATCACGTTTTCAAATGGCAAACAATCATTTTACTTACTGTTCTACTTTTATTGACTGTTATCTTTTATATTTTTGATTAA
- a CDS encoding peptide ABC transporter substrate-binding protein, protein MKKRKWSLLLAVLLLVSTVLAACGGSKESSGSSEKGKSGSNAKKETEQVLKLLNGDTIPSMDSSVVTDRYGFEFLGATMEGLYRLDENGEASEAMAIEHKVSDDGLTWTFKLREDAKWSNGDPVTAHDFVYAWQRAVNPDTGSEYGPYMMGGVIKNATAVNKGEAKVEELGVKAEDDYTLVVELENPTPYFESLTTFGTFLPLNKKFVEEQGDKYATSTETLLFNGPFTLNKWKSTSDKWELVKNENYWDKDSVKLDKITFVVVKDPQAGVDLYEKGEVDRAGLTSDLVDVYSTHEDFTTIPDTSVFYLKLNQVRKGEKTPLANVNIRKAISMSFDKQAAVDEILNNGSIVANGLIPKDFVQVPATSKDFRETNGDLVTYNVEEAKKYWEQGLKELGVDSLELEFLGDDGESAKIMNEYIANQMQTNLPGLKIKIKNVPFEQRLDLDTAQDYDIEFAGWGPDYLDPFTFLSLWVTDGGNNKMGYSNPEYDKLLNDAQTTYANDQDKRYEALLQAEKLLFEDAAIAPVYQRSRALLVSPKAQGIIANKFGADYEYKWAFIGSEE, encoded by the coding sequence ATGAAAAAAAGAAAGTGGTCACTTCTTCTGGCGGTACTTCTTCTTGTAAGCACAGTACTTGCTGCATGTGGAGGATCAAAGGAGAGCTCAGGTTCTTCTGAAAAGGGGAAATCTGGTAGCAATGCAAAAAAGGAAACAGAACAAGTATTAAAACTATTAAATGGTGATACGATTCCGTCCATGGATTCATCAGTTGTAACAGACCGATACGGTTTTGAATTTTTAGGAGCAACAATGGAAGGGTTATACCGTCTGGATGAAAATGGGGAAGCTTCAGAAGCGATGGCTATTGAACATAAAGTATCCGATGACGGGCTAACTTGGACATTCAAATTACGCGAAGATGCAAAATGGTCAAATGGTGACCCAGTTACTGCGCATGACTTTGTTTATGCTTGGCAACGCGCTGTTAATCCAGATACAGGATCAGAGTACGGTCCATATATGATGGGTGGCGTAATTAAAAATGCAACAGCAGTGAATAAAGGAGAAGCTAAAGTTGAAGAGCTTGGTGTAAAGGCAGAAGATGATTATACATTAGTTGTAGAGCTTGAAAACCCTACACCATACTTCGAGTCGCTTACAACTTTCGGAACATTCTTGCCTTTAAACAAAAAGTTTGTTGAAGAACAAGGCGATAAATACGCAACGAGTACAGAAACTTTACTATTCAATGGTCCATTTACATTAAATAAATGGAAAAGTACTTCTGATAAGTGGGAACTTGTGAAGAACGAAAATTATTGGGATAAAGACTCTGTTAAATTAGATAAAATTACATTTGTAGTTGTAAAAGATCCGCAAGCGGGTGTTGATTTGTATGAAAAGGGTGAAGTGGACCGTGCAGGTTTAACTTCAGACTTAGTAGATGTTTACTCAACACATGAAGACTTTACAACGATTCCGGATACATCTGTATTCTACTTAAAATTAAACCAAGTGCGTAAAGGTGAAAAAACACCGCTTGCAAACGTAAATATTCGTAAAGCCATCTCGATGTCTTTTGATAAGCAAGCAGCTGTAGACGAAATTCTTAACAACGGTTCGATTGTAGCAAATGGTTTAATACCAAAAGATTTCGTTCAAGTACCTGCTACAAGTAAGGACTTCCGTGAAACAAACGGTGATCTTGTAACTTATAATGTAGAAGAAGCGAAAAAATATTGGGAACAAGGTCTAAAAGAGTTAGGCGTTGACTCTCTCGAACTAGAGTTTTTGGGCGATGATGGTGAAAGTGCAAAAATTATGAACGAATATATTGCAAACCAAATGCAAACAAATCTACCAGGATTAAAAATTAAAATTAAAAACGTTCCATTCGAACAAAGACTTGATTTAGATACTGCACAAGATTACGATATTGAATTTGCAGGTTGGGGTCCAGATTACTTAGATCCATTTACATTCTTAAGCCTATGGGTAACAGATGGTGGAAACAACAAGATGGGCTATTCTAACCCAGAATATGACAAACTATTAAATGACGCTCAAACAACTTATGCAAACGATCAAGACAAACGTTATGAAGCGCTATTACAAGCAGAAAAACTATTATTTGAAGATGCTGCAATCGCTCCTGTATACCAACGTTCTCGTGCGTTACTCGTATCTCCAAAAGCACAAGGTATTATTGCGAATAAGTTCGGTGCAGACTACGAATATAAATGGGCATTTATAGGATCAGAAGAATAA
- the opp3b gene encoding oligopeptide ABC transporter permease: MTRYILRRLGYMLITLFIIATVSFFLMKMLPGTPLSAEDKLSEEQKEIVLEKYGLNDPLPVQYAHYMAGLVQGDLGISFKFDNTPVTTILMDRIGPSALIGLQAMIVGTFFGIILGLVAAVFHNGFLDYTSTIIAVLGTSIPSFVFAGLLQYVFAVELGWFPVALWGEFRHTVLPTIALAIGPMATAARFIRTEMVEVLGSNYMLTAKAKGIGQAGRVWKHGFRNALIPLITVIGPMAIGLMTGSLVIEKIFAIPGIGEQFVSSVMVNDYPTIMGTTLLYAFAFIVIILIIDLLYGLIDPRIRVTGGSK, encoded by the coding sequence ATGACTCGATATATTCTACGAAGATTAGGATATATGTTAATCACACTATTTATCATCGCAACTGTTTCATTTTTCCTTATGAAAATGTTGCCAGGTACTCCTTTGAGTGCGGAAGATAAATTAAGTGAAGAACAAAAAGAAATTGTATTGGAAAAATATGGGTTGAACGATCCGCTACCTGTACAATATGCTCACTATATGGCAGGTCTTGTGCAAGGGGATTTAGGAATCTCATTTAAATTTGACAACACACCTGTAACAACTATATTGATGGATCGAATAGGGCCGTCAGCGCTTATAGGTCTCCAAGCAATGATAGTTGGGACGTTTTTTGGAATCATATTGGGACTAGTTGCTGCAGTATTCCATAATGGTTTTCTTGATTATACCTCAACAATAATCGCTGTATTAGGAACTTCTATTCCTTCCTTTGTATTTGCCGGACTTCTTCAATATGTATTTGCAGTTGAACTAGGCTGGTTCCCAGTTGCCCTATGGGGTGAATTTAGACATACGGTTTTACCGACGATTGCATTGGCGATTGGCCCAATGGCGACAGCAGCAAGGTTTATAAGAACAGAGATGGTTGAAGTGTTAGGTTCTAATTACATGTTGACAGCGAAGGCGAAAGGGATAGGACAAGCTGGTCGTGTTTGGAAGCATGGTTTCCGTAACGCACTTATCCCGCTTATTACCGTTATCGGCCCAATGGCAATCGGTTTAATGACAGGTTCACTAGTTATTGAAAAGATATTTGCAATCCCTGGTATTGGTGAACAGTTCGTATCATCAGTAATGGTGAATGATTATCCAACAATTATGGGGACGACGTTATTATATGCTTTTGCATTTATCGTAATTATCTTAATTATTGACCTCCTTTATGGATTAATTGATCCGAGAATTAGAGTGACTGGAGGGAGTAAATAA